The window AAGACACGACCGGTACGCTAGTGGCCGGGCCATTAACTCGGGAAAACACCCACTCCGCCGATGGGATGATTGTCCAGGAGTTGGACTTCGGTTCGGTATTCGATGGCACAGCTCTGTGGCTGGAGATCGAAGTCGACAGCGATGGAGGGACCGACGCGTTCGAAACGCTATCGCCGCGTGTACAGCTTCTTCCCGTGCCATATGCCGCGGCTGCTTCAACAGCCCTCGATGACTTGGATCGGGATCCGAGCAACGAACTCCAGACTCTCGCGGATGTTCTCGCCGAGGGCTCCGACGCGAACGGTCAGAGTGCACTTGGCTTTGAGAGAGTTGCGATCGCCGGCCCAAGCCTGTCTGGCGATTTCGATTCCAGCCAGGCCAACACTGGCCTGCAAGTTGGCGTCGACTCCGGCCTGAATAGCACCACGAACCCAGAAGCGAGTTATGGAAACATCGCGATCGGGAACTACCAGGTCTTCACCAGCCCGGACGAGACTGGCAATAATGCATCGGCAACCCAGGCGCTTGTCGTGCAGGCTCAAGACAATCCCGACATCGAAGGCAGTTACCAACTCTTCAGCGTGCAGAGCAGAATGGATGCAAATCGGTTCTCTGTAGTGCATGGGGAGGATGGATACGGCAGCCAGTTCTACGACAGCCTTGCTGTCGGAGCAGAAGGAAACACGCAACTGTCAAGCATCGATCCAACGTCTGGACTCGACTTCGGGAGAGACGTCGAGGCAGACCTGTGGGTCGCCGACGACATCGAAGCAGGAGGAACGGTGACGGCAGACGCCTTTGTCGGCGATGGAACTGGTCTGAGTGGTATCAGCGTCGATGACGCCGATGCGGATCCGGACAATGAGTGGGATTACACGCTCCCATTCGCCTGCCGTCTCGAAGCGTCCGTGGAGAGCATTCAAACTGGATTGGACTCTACTTATACAAACGCCTGGCAGAGCTTCACAGCCCCACGGGGCGGCAGCATCGCTGCTCTGCAGGCACGGGTCAGCTCTCCGAATGAGACTGCGTCTTTCACCTTCCGCATCTATGAAGGCGAGGGGACGAATGGCAACCTCCTCGACACTTCGACCTACACTGGTCCAACTGATGCCGATGTTTGGTTATCCGTTCCACTCACCCGTCCCGTTCCGGTCACCGAGGGGGGCATCTACACACTCCGCACGACGGCGGACTCACTTCTGAAGTGGCGAATGAACATCACAAACCCTTATCCCGATGGACGGGCTGACAGAGGACCATCGACTGACTATCTTTTCCGTCTCTACATGTCTCCGCCCGAGCCTGTCGCGTATTTGCAGCCCGGCGCCGAGGCTGTCGGTCTCTTCCGTCTGGAAACTAACCGCCCCCTGCAGGTCGGCGACGATTCCACCAACGGCAATGGTGCCTATTTGACCGCGGGCGGGACGTGGACGAACGCCTCCAGCCGGTCACTGAAAGAAGGTTTCGTGGCCATTGACCCGGTGGACGTGCTTGAGCGCCTCGTCTCCCTTCCCGTCACCCGATGGGAATACACCGGCAGCAACGATGGCGAGCATCTGGGTCCTGTTGCCGAGGATTTCTACGCCGCCTTCGGCCTTGGCGATACCGACAAGGCGATCTCCACCACCGACGCAGACGGGGTCGCCTTTGCCGCCATCAAGGGGGTGAATGCGAAATTGGAAGCGGAAAACGAAGCGCTGCGCAGCCGGGTTTCAGATCTGGAGAGTCGACTCGAAGAACTGGAAGCACGAATCAATCAAGATGCTGCGGAGCCGTAATCTCAGCGCTCTGTGCCCCCATTTCTGAAGACTACCGGCTGAGAACCGGAGGAACAAAGTCGAGCGCGCTTCGATAACGCCAGCGCCAGTGGCGCGGATTCTCGCAGAAGGAATCGGGACAGTACATTATTCGTCAACGGCCGCTTCACTCAGCCGAGAGATTGTTGCTCCTTCGGTCAATGCCTGCAATTGCGGGCGCGAAGGCCCTGGGACTAGACGCGGGTCTGCCGCTGTCTCTTCCGCGCATTTGAATCCATCGACATGCGACGTCACGGCCACGGAGACTTCTTCCGGGACGTCCAGTCCGTACTGCGCGCAAAACCGGCGGAAGACCATGCCGTTGACATCGGGATCGTATGGCACAAAGGCGTCAGCCACATCCCCCTCGATCGGCGCGTTGATGTCGAGCATCAGCAACGGCTCGTCGCACTCGAAGCTGAGATCCGCGAACACGACGTGCTTGACCTTCTGATTGACCACGGTGCCATACCACGCTTCGCGATTCGCGATGTCGTACACGATGCTCCACTTCGTGTGCGACGCGGCGACTGGACCCGTCAGTGTTCCGAACGCGTAGTCGACGGCGCTGATTTCGCCGGATGGATCGAAGGCCTTCGCGCGTGCGTCGCATGCGGCAAAGCGCTCAGCCGACTGACCGGGGTTCGACCACCACCAGCGTGCTCCGCCACGTTCCAGAGCCTCCTGAGCGCGACCGTATGGCATATTGGACATTGCGGCCGTCGGCAAATCGGCTCCAGTGCGCGCCTCGCATTGGCCGTCAAACCACTCGATCGCCGCACTGTTTCCGTTCGCATCGGTGAACAGGAAGTGCAACGGCGGCGCATCGTCCTGAATGCGCACGACGCGTTCCATCGCGATGACTTCCTCGACGGTCGCGCAATTATCGAGCATGAACTGCTCCCACGGCCCGATCGGCAACGGAGGCCGCGCGTCCGGCTCGGGAAACTCGGATGCAAGCAACTCCATCGACGAAACTGCGAGACCCGCTTCATTCATTCCCGACACCGCGAACTCGCGCCCTGCCAGGCTGAAGGTCACGCTGCCGTATTGGGAGACCCACTCGATCGTTTCGCCCGTCGTGCTCGGCCCGAAACCCGACTTGGCCACACCGCGCCGATTCACAAACACCAGCCCGTCGCCCGGAATGAACAAATCAATGTTCGCCCCAACGATCGGTCCATCGGGAGTGTCCATGCGAAACGTTGTGCAGGCAGGCGCAGGTGCGGCGCTTGCAACAACGAGAAATGCAGATCCAAGGACAACGCGACGAAGAAAGCCCATGCCACCCCTCCGGCGAGTGAGAGTTATCGTTAGCTTGGAATCCCTCGCTCGGAAGTGCAAGGGGGTTTTGTCGTAGTCAATAGGGATGGATCTCCTGCCAAATCCTACGGGAGAGAGGCCGTTCAGATTGACTGCACTTCCCACTCAATATTACTTACGTGAATGGAATCCAACCTGCACGTGAACATCATAGAAAGCTGATGCCAATGCTAAAGGAAGAAGTACCTATTCGCGGAAAGGCCGAGGATCTTCTTGGCA of the bacterium genome contains:
- a CDS encoding tail fiber domain-containing protein, with protein sequence MRVYAYLPIVGFLCLAAALSADPGTAFTYQGRLIDNATPVDGTVSLKFSLYDQDTTGTLVAGPLTRENTHSADGMIVQELDFGSVFDGTALWLEIEVDSDGGTDAFETLSPRVQLLPVPYAAAASTALDDLDRDPSNELQTLADVLAEGSDANGQSALGFERVAIAGPSLSGDFDSSQANTGLQVGVDSGLNSTTNPEASYGNIAIGNYQVFTSPDETGNNASATQALVVQAQDNPDIEGSYQLFSVQSRMDANRFSVVHGEDGYGSQFYDSLAVGAEGNTQLSSIDPTSGLDFGRDVEADLWVADDIEAGGTVTADAFVGDGTGLSGISVDDADADPDNEWDYTLPFACRLEASVESIQTGLDSTYTNAWQSFTAPRGGSIAALQARVSSPNETASFTFRIYEGEGTNGNLLDTSTYTGPTDADVWLSVPLTRPVPVTEGGIYTLRTTADSLLKWRMNITNPYPDGRADRGPSTDYLFRLYMSPPEPVAYLQPGAEAVGLFRLETNRPLQVGDDSTNGNGAYLTAGGTWTNASSRSLKEGFVAIDPVDVLERLVSLPVTRWEYTGSNDGEHLGPVAEDFYAAFGLGDTDKAISTTDADGVAFAAIKGVNAKLEAENEALRSRVSDLESRLEELEARINQDAAEP
- a CDS encoding linear amide C-N hydrolase, coding for MGFLRRVVLGSAFLVVASAAPAPACTTFRMDTPDGPIVGANIDLFIPGDGLVFVNRRGVAKSGFGPSTTGETIEWVSQYGSVTFSLAGREFAVSGMNEAGLAVSSMELLASEFPEPDARPPLPIGPWEQFMLDNCATVEEVIAMERVVRIQDDAPPLHFLFTDANGNSAAIEWFDGQCEARTGADLPTAAMSNMPYGRAQEALERGGARWWWSNPGQSAERFAACDARAKAFDPSGEISAVDYAFGTLTGPVAASHTKWSIVYDIANREAWYGTVVNQKVKHVVFADLSFECDEPLLMLDINAPIEGDVADAFVPYDPDVNGMVFRRFCAQYGLDVPEEVSVAVTSHVDGFKCAEETAADPRLVPGPSRPQLQALTEGATISRLSEAAVDE